In Phaseolus vulgaris cultivar G19833 chromosome 3, P. vulgaris v2.0, whole genome shotgun sequence, the sequence TTAGAATTTGGTATTGGTGGCGCGTGAAAGCATTGAGAAATGAGATGAAGAAGATCTTCCAACAATCTGCTTTCATCCTGATTAGAGAGTTGTTATGGCGTTGCTTTGGAAACAAAGTTATTTGGCGAAGATTCTTTGTTCTGGTGGCTGTTTTGACTGTATCTGCTTTTGCGTTTCAGACGCTTGTGCATACTTGTTTAGTTCTTCCGGACAGACCCTTCGGTTCTCATCATCGAACTGATTATTCATTGTTACAATCCTCTAGTAGTTCCCTACAGTCCGAGGAATCTCTCAAAGAGGGGACACTTCAAAAGGTTCACCTCACTCTTACAAACTCCGTTATTTCACCTGATGCGTCTAACAAGTTGCTCCAATCATTCTCAGTTGAGCAAGAGAATGCAGAACTAGAGTCTCGAGTTCAAAGGAAGAGTTCTGGAACTGCGAGTAAAAAGGACACAAATATTGCTGATACGACGAAAGGTGTAGTGTCTTTATCACCTCAAAGGCATGTTCCTAAGCAGGTAGAAGTTGATGACCCTGAAAActtctttttagttttaaagTATGATGCGGAGAGACAACACCAATAATTTGCTGAATGTATATGTATGTGTGTGTATCTATCTATCTCAGAAACACATATGGCTGTTGCCACCTAACGAGGCCCTTGTGCTAGCAAAGAGAGAGATCGATCATGCCCCTGCAGTTAATGAAGATCCTGATCTTTATGCTCCTATTTTTAGGAACATTTCTGTTTTCAAAAGGTACTTAGATTTTTTTACTCTGCACACTCATTCAACTTGAATTGTGTCATAAATTGCTGGTGTTGTCTATTGTTGTCAATAAAAAGCTCCTTCAAATTGGATTCTTTATGTCTCCAAAGAACAATGTAAATTTGAGGAATAAAGTTTAACTACCAAGCTTAAGTTCACTGTAAGGCTTAACTAGGCAGAAGCATAAAAACAAGCATCAATGCCTAACCATATATGGTAGACGCTACCAACCATCAGTAGCATAAGCAAAATATGAGGCCTAATCACTCAAGAcagaaataaatatttcaatctACTACCATGGGAAAAAGCTTCCATCAAAGCCATCTTAAGCTGCACATTAATCCTTTTCATAAAGAACCGAAACTCTTTAAGAAGACTAAAGTCAAACATGGGAGCATAATTTTAACTTACCCAAGTGACAAAAAAGAGATATCAGATAAACCATGAACATAAATCAAATCATGTACCTTCGAATAAACTATATTGCTGACCATTTGGTCTTTGAATGGCaatgttttcttcttcttcttttgcttCAAAGACATCTTCAAGTGTACAAAACGTAAGAATGAGAAcaagaaagagattaaaaaacTTAAATCTAAGCACAGCCTGATGTTTCTTGAATGTATTGAATTGAAACCATAGATAGAGAGAAAAGTATAGAAAGCATAAATTCATCACAGATTCTGAAGACTGTGGTAACGAGGCTTTGACTTTAGAGTTTGACTACTAGATCAACTACCTTGTCAAAGAGCCACTTAGCCTAAATTTTCTgacaatgataattaataactaTAAATCATTTGAAATTGGAAGTTTGAGAAGTGATTTCAGGTTACATTAATGACTATGGTCAACTCTAATTGTCTAGTAAATATTTTGGTTGACCATGTCTAAAGTTTTAGTATCTTTTAGGGCAGGTTTAAACTGTTGGATTTGGTTACTTCGTATTTCCACTAAGTTTTCCATCTTCAAGTGAAGATTGAAGACTTGGCCAACTAGTTTAGCAATTTGATGGCTGTAACTTCTGTGTTTCGGTTATTTTCTGATGGCATCTTGCATATGCAAATGGATATTGCTTTATATACAAGAAAATAATCCCTTTACTTGGTAAAATAAGTATTTGACCCTATGGTCTTCACAACTCTTCTTTCCGAAAACTTATCATCAAAATGACATGAAGCTCAGTAATTGCTGATGAATGGATTATGTCTTTGGCATGTAAAAAACATCATCTACTGTATTACAAACCATCTTAAAACAATATTGTCTCAACTTCAGGAGCTATGAATTGATGGAAATGACTCTTAAAGTATATATATACCGTGATGGATCAAGGCCTATTTTTCACAAACCACCCCTTAAGGGAATTTATGCTTCTGAAGGATGGTTTATGAAGTTAATGGAGGAAAATAAGCAATTTGTCACCAGGAATCCTGAAAAGGCTCACTTATTTTACCTTCCATACAGTGCACGCCAGATGGGGTTGGCACTCTATGTGCCTGGGTCACATAATTTAAAACCATTATCAAACTTTCTTAGGGACTATGTGAACAAGATTGCTGCAAAGTATCCCTTTTGGAATCGCACACATGGGTCAGATCATTTCCTTGTTGCTTGCCATGACTGGGTATGGGGCTTGTATCTGTTTTCAGTTAAATTGattgattctgaaattttaaTTTGCTAACTGTTTAAGAGTATTAGTATTTATAATTCTTATATTTCAATGTCTGCATGCTTTACTTTGATGTGAggaaaagtgaaaatgaaatttttaacaaaattaattttgaagtatcttcgataaagaaaaaaaaagatgtaCCTATATATTAGGTGGTGGTGATAATGATAAATATATCAATATATTACTACGGTATGAAAGATTTGGCTAGTATGGGTGCACAACATATGACACTTTTAAAAAGTTTTGTACGTGTGTTACATGGCTCACGAACACTTTTTCTCAATGTTTCCAcctatttattataatttaatctaCATCACCTCCTTAatggttttttaataaaaaagaaaaaatcgaAGCAAACATTCCTACAGAATGCCTTAACCCCCTATTTTTCACATTCTTCTTCCAATTGGTCAAATCCCTTCTGTAAATTCTAATTACCCTAAAACAacatatcttttttttatagtattctGTTACTTGAAATATACAATAATGCACATCTCGAACATGATAGTCTGCATCTTTTGTCTTTGTTCCTGGAAGTTTTCCGAAGATATCTCTTTATATGCATATATTCCCACCAATGCTATTGGTGATTTCAAACAAATTATGGACTGATAGAGCAGCATGCGTAGCCGGCAGCTATTGTGTCATATTGACTGTGTTCAGTTGTTCATGGAGAGATtgctattttatatatatatgatcaaTTCCATTTATGAATTTACTGCGTTAAGGTCACTGGCTTTTTTAATGCCTTCTATTCAAAA encodes:
- the LOC137808091 gene encoding probable glycosyltransferase At5g03795 isoform X1, which gives rise to MKKIFQQSAFILIRELLWRCFGNKVIWRRFFVLVAVLTVSAFAFQTLVHTCLVLPDRPFGSHHRTDYSLLQSSSSSLQSEESLKEGTLQKVHLTLTNSVISPDASNKLLQSFSVEQENAELESRVQRKSSGTASKKDTNIADTTKGVVSLSPQRHVPKQKHIWLLPPNEALVLAKREIDHAPAVNEDPDLYAPIFRNISVFKRSYELMEMTLKVYIYRDGSRPIFHKPPLKGIYASEGWFMKLMEENKQFVTRNPEKAHLFYLPYSARQMGLALYVPGSHNLKPLSNFLRDYVNKIAAKYPFWNRTHGSDHFLVACHDWGPYTVTGHEELAKNTIKALCNADLSERIFIAGRDVSLPETTIRVPRKPLRYLGGNRASLRPILAFFAGSMHGRVRPTLLKYWGGGKDEDMKIYKRLPLRVSQRMTYIQHMKSSKYCVCPMGFEVNSPRIVEAIYYECVPVIIADNFVLPFNEVLDWSAFSVVVAEKDIPRLKEILLSIPVRKYLTMQNNVKMLQKHFLWNPRPIRYDLFHMILHSIWLNKLNQIQTLQI
- the LOC137808091 gene encoding probable glycosyltransferase At5g03795 isoform X2 — translated: MKKIFQQSAFILIRELLWRCFGNKVIWRRFFVLVAVLTVSAFAFQTLVHTCLVLPDRPFGSHHRTDYSLLQSSSSSLQSEESLKEGTLQKVHLTLTNSVISPDASNKLLQSFSVEQENAELESRVQRKSSGTASKKDTNIADTTKGVVSLSPQRHVPKQKHIWLLPPNEALVLAKREIDHAPAVNEDPDLYAPIFRNISVFKRSYELMEMTLKVYIYRDGSRPIFHKPPLKGIYASEGWFMKLMEENKQFVTRNPEKAHLFYLPYSARQMGLALYVPGSHNLKPLSNFLRDYVNKIAAKYPFWNRTHGSDHFLVACHDWGPYTVTGHEELAKNTIKALCNADLSERIFIAGRDVSLPETTIRVPRKPLRYLGGNRASLRPILAFFAGSMHGRVRPTLLKYWGGGKDEDMKIYKRLPLRVSQRMTYIQHMKSNNFVLPFNEVLDWSAFSVVVAEKDIPRLKEILLSIPVRKYLTMQNNVKMLQKHFLWNPRPIRYDLFHMILHSIWLNKLNQIQTLQI